ACGGCAGCGCGTATTACGCTCCTGCGGCTTCCCTCGTGCAAATGACGGAAGCGATCCTTAAGGACAAGAAGCGCATCCTGCCTTCCATCGCCTTGCTGGAAGGCGAATACGGGTACGACAACCTGTTTATGGGCGTTCCGACCCTGCTCGGCGGGGGCGGCATCGAGAAAGTGTTCGAGCTCGAGCTGCTTCCGGAGGAAAAAGCGGCTCTCGACAAGTCCGCTCAATCCGTACGCAACGTCATCAAAATCGTAACCGGCGAGTAATATCGCTCACATAAACGAACCGTGCAGCTTCGGGAGCTGCACGGTTCGTTCGCTTTTTTCCGCCGTTTTTGCTGCCCTCGCGCACAGGCCGGAGCAGATCTGCCGAAAATCGTTTTCCGGCAGTCCGGAAAAGCTTCTGTTCTAGCTCATATGCAGATCGCTGCGCGCCGCGGGGCCGAACCTCCGGGCGTGCTGCCCGAACTTTTCCTGAACGAGCAAAATGGCCAAAGCCGAGATGACGCAAGGGACGGCGAAAGACAAAAAGTTCATCTGCAGCGGAAGATTCAGGCTTAATAATACACCGCCGAGCGTCGGCCCCATAATTCCTCCAAGCCTGCCTATGCCCAACGCCCATCCGATTCCGGTCGAACGCATTTCCGCAGGATAAAACTGCGAGACGTAGCTGTTGGCTATAATTTGCGAACCCGTCGTCGTGCCGCCGGCAACCGCCAGCAAAACATACAGCAGCAGCATGCCGGGTTTAAAGCTTAACAGCAGCAGAGATAGAAACGCGATAAAGAAAAAGATAACGAGCACTTTTCTCGCCCCGAACCGGTCCGCCAATTTTCCTCCGCCAATCGCTCCGATAACCGCACCTGCATTAAGCGTTATCAAAAAGGTCAGGCTCGATCCGAGCTCATAACCGGCGCCCTGCATCAGCTTGGGCAGCCACGTGCTTAAACCGTACATGACCAGCAGGCACATAAAAAAAGAAATCCAAAACAAAACGGTGCTGAAAGCGCGGTTTTCCCTAAATAATTCCTTAACCGGGAACCCTGCGTTTTTTTCGGCAAATGTATGCTCGAGCCGATCGCCTGGCCCGTATACATGATCCCGCTGAAGCCGGTTAAGTATACTCAGCACCTTATCGGTCTGATTTTTTAACACATAAAAACGAAGAGATTCCGGCAGCGCTTTGAACAAGACAGGGATGAGGACCAACGGAACCGCGCTAAGCCAAACGACGGATCTCCAGCCGAAACCGGGCATCAAATAGATAGCCAAAAGCGATGCGACGACCCCGCCCAGAGCATGGCCGCTAAACATAACGGAGACCAGGGTGCTGCGGTATTTGGCCGGGGAATACTCGGTGACGAGCGCGATCAGATTCGGCATAACACCGCCCAATCCAAGCCCCGCAATAAACCGCTGAGCCCCGAACGATGCCGCTCCGCCTGCAAAACCGGAGGTAAAGGTGAAAACGGAAAAAACGACGGTGCAGAGCAGGATGACATTTTTCCTCCCGATCCGGTCCGCGACCGGCCCGAAAATCAACGCTCCGAACATCATGCCGACGAGCGCATAGCTGCTCAAGGCTCCGGCCTCAATCGGCGTAATATGCCATTCTTTCATCAAGGCCGGGATAATCGCCCCAAGCATAAACATGTCGTATCCGTCACAAACGATGATAAATATGCAGCATAATAACAAGCTCAGATGAAAGCGGTTTAATTTGCTTGCATCAATGATTTGTTGAAGGTTGATGACTTTCATGCATGTTGCCTCCCCGAAAATGATACATTCCGCTTTTTAAAGAACGGCAATATGTAAACGTGTTCATCTCATGGAACAACCGCCTCCTAAATGCAATAACTCGAGTATTAGAGGAATCATATCTGTTTGAACAAGAGTTAATATATAATATATTATATATGGTGTCAACCAAGTTCATTCCAACACCCTCAAAAAAAATCACTGTACTAAATATATTATATATGATATATGAATATATAGAGCTTGATTCAAACCGAAGGAGGCGCAAGTAATGCGTTTAGTTACGTTTACGTTTGAAGGAACTTCCCGGCTGGGTTGTTTCGTTGATGAACAGATTGTAGATTTAAATGGAGCCTATCAATCCATGCTGGAACAGCAGGGGCGGCTGCGCGCCAAACAAATCGCCGAGGCGTTTATTCCGCCGAACATGACCGAGTTTCTGCAGGGCGGGGAACAAAGTTTGGCGCTGGCGAAAGAAGCCGTGAGTTACGCCCTCAAATCCCAAGCAAGCTTGAAGCGCAAGGTGATTTATTCGTCTTCGGAGGTCAAGCTGGAGGCGCCTTTGCCGAATCCCGGAAAAATGGTTTGCGTCGGGCACAATTACCGCGAGCATATTCTCGAAATGGGCCGCGAGCTTCCCCTGTATCCCGTCATCTTCGCCAAATTCAGCAATACGATCATCGGTCCGCAGGACGATATTCCTTTTTTCCCGATCTCCGAGCAGCTGGATTATGAGGCCGAATTCGCTTTTGTTATCGGCAAGCGGGCGCGCAATATTTCCCGGGAACAAGCGCTGGATTACGTGGCGGGTTATACGATCGTCAATGACGTTACATACCGCGACATCCAGAGAAGAACGATTCAATGGCTGCAGGGAAAAACGGTCGAAGGCAGCGCGCCGATGGGACCTTGGCTCGTCACAGCCGACGAGCTCGGCGAACCATCCGGTCTGGAGGTTGTTTTGACGGTCAATGGGGAAGAGAGACAGCGTTCGAATACGCGGAATTTGGTATTTACGGTGCCTTATTTGGTGGAGTTTCTGTCAGGGCTTATGACTTTGGAACCGGGAGATATCGTGCTTACCGGCACTCCTGGCGGGGTCGGCGTCGCCCGCGAGCCTCAGGTGTTTTTAAAGGACGGCGATATCGTACGAGTAGCCATCGATAAAATCGGCGTTCTGGAGAATAAAGTCAAATCCGTCGGGCAGGTGGTGTAAGCGATGACTAAACAGGCGATCGCATCCATAAACGAAACGACGGACCGCATCCTCGAAGCGGTCAAAGGCTTGTCCGAGGATTTGCTCTACTGGAAGCCGGCCGATGATGTTTGGTCCATTATGGAAGTTTTATGCCACGTGGAAGAAGCTGTTCCGTATTGGTTGAATGAAATCGAAAAAATGGTGGAATCGCCCGGCATCGAATGGGGACGCGGCTTGCAGGACGAGGCCAGATTGGCTGCAGTAAGCGGGGCGCATCAGCGTTCGCTTCAAGCCGTGCTCGAGCATATTGAACGATCGAAGAAGACGGCCGAAGATGTACTCGGAAAGCTTACCGATGCCGAACTCGCCATAGAATCGCCGAGCCGCAATCCGCGATTCGGGACAAAGCCGGTGCAATTTATTATCGATCATTTGCTCGTTGAACATCTGGATAAACATTTGCAGCAAATTGGCAGAAACAAGACGCAGTACGGGGCTCGGGCCTGAAATCCAATTTTTTACGAAATGGGGTAAACGGGATGGCAGAAAAAAACGAGTTTTTTCAAAGTCAGATCGTCAAAGACTTCAATCAAGAAATTGAAAGGTTTCATCTGGGCCCGCTGTGGAATGCGATCCCTGCCTTGATGCACAAGCAGCCTACGCCGCAGGCCGCCCCTTATCTCTGGAAGTGGGAGACGCTGTACCAGAAGCTGATGGAGGCCAGAGAAATTTTCACCCCGGACCGGGGCGGAGAACGGCGAGCCATCTTTTTGCAAAATCCGGGCCTGAAGCATCGCGAGCCGTGGGGTTGGGCTTCCACTACGCAGACGCTTTACGCCGCCGTTCAATTGATTTTACCGGGCGAAACCGCTCCTTCGCACCGGCATACGCAAAGCGCGCTGCGCTTTATTACAAGCGGCTCGGGAGCTTATTCGATCGTGGACGGAGAACGCATTTTTATGGAGGAAGGCGACTTCCTGACGACGCCGGGCGGATTGTGGCATGGGCACGGCCATCCCGGAAACGAACCGATGATCTGGATGGACTGCCTTGATATCCCGACGATTTTCGCCCTTGGCGGAACCTTCTTCGAATCGTATCCGGAGCATATTCAGCAGCCGGAAAAACCGGACAACTATTCGATCAACCGCTACGCGGGAGGCCTTGTTCGTCCGATTCACGACCGCACCCCGCAGAAGGCGCCGCTCGGGTCGTTCAAATGGCCGCAAACGCTGGCCGCGCTGAACGGACTCAGCCGGTACGAACCGGACCCTTACGACGGATACGCCGTGGAGTTCATCAATCCTTCAACCGGCAAAACGGCCTGTCCGACGATCGCTTCCTGGATGCAGAAGCTGCCGGCGGGCTTTCGTTCCAAAGCGCACCGGCACACCAGCTCAACGATCTACCACGTATTTAAGGGCGAGGGCTGCACCGTGATTGACGGAGTTCGTTTCGACTGGTCGAAAGGCGACTTCTTCGTCGTGCCGAACTGGGCCTGGCATGAACATGTCGCGTCCTCCGGCGAAGACGCTTATTTGTTCTCCACAAGCGATCTGCCGATTATGGAGCGGTTTGACCTGCAGCGGGAGGAAGCGTACCCGGAAAACAACGGACATCAGCCTGTTACGGATCAATTCCAAGCTTTGCTGCCATAATATTTCGCATCTCCCCCTGATCATCATCAATTAGGGGGAGATGTTATCTTTCATCCGTTAATTATATATGATATATTATAAAATTAGAAAAAACGTGCATGCAAGCGGCATGAGGGAGCGATCACGGGTGAAGTCTTTTCAAACGAAAAAAGAGATGGTGTATAACCGTCTGAAGGAAAATATATTATCCGGCGAGCTGAAGCCCGGCGACCGTCTTCACATCGGTTCGCTCGCCAAGGAGCTCGTGACCAGCGAGATACCCGTCAGAGAAGCCATTCAAGTGCTGGAAAACGAAAAGCTGGTTGAAGTTGTCCCTCACAGCGGAGCGATCGTAGCGCCCGTTTCCAATGACGACTTGAATGAAATTTTGCAGCTGCGCATTTATTTGGAAGCGTTGGCCACATATTTTGCAGCTCCGCATCTGGACGAAAGCGACCTGCAGAAGCTGGAGAAAAACTTGAAGAAGCAAGCATTTGCGATCGAACTTGAAGAGCTCGAAGACTTCAGTCTTCTGAATGTGGAGTTTCATCAGCTTATTTATGAGAAAAATCCGAACAAGCGGCTGAAC
The window above is part of the Paenibacillus hamazuiensis genome. Proteins encoded here:
- a CDS encoding MFS transporter, encoding MKVINLQQIIDASKLNRFHLSLLLCCIFIIVCDGYDMFMLGAIIPALMKEWHITPIEAGALSSYALVGMMFGALIFGPVADRIGRKNVILLCTVVFSVFTFTSGFAGGAASFGAQRFIAGLGLGGVMPNLIALVTEYSPAKYRSTLVSVMFSGHALGGVVASLLAIYLMPGFGWRSVVWLSAVPLVLIPVLFKALPESLRFYVLKNQTDKVLSILNRLQRDHVYGPGDRLEHTFAEKNAGFPVKELFRENRAFSTVLFWISFFMCLLVMYGLSTWLPKLMQGAGYELGSSLTFLITLNAGAVIGAIGGGKLADRFGARKVLVIFFFIAFLSLLLLSFKPGMLLLYVLLAVAGGTTTGSQIIANSYVSQFYPAEMRSTGIGWALGIGRLGGIMGPTLGGVLLSLNLPLQMNFLSFAVPCVISALAILLVQEKFGQHARRFGPAARSDLHMS
- a CDS encoding fumarylacetoacetate hydrolase family protein; translated protein: MRLVTFTFEGTSRLGCFVDEQIVDLNGAYQSMLEQQGRLRAKQIAEAFIPPNMTEFLQGGEQSLALAKEAVSYALKSQASLKRKVIYSSSEVKLEAPLPNPGKMVCVGHNYREHILEMGRELPLYPVIFAKFSNTIIGPQDDIPFFPISEQLDYEAEFAFVIGKRARNISREQALDYVAGYTIVNDVTYRDIQRRTIQWLQGKTVEGSAPMGPWLVTADELGEPSGLEVVLTVNGEERQRSNTRNLVFTVPYLVEFLSGLMTLEPGDIVLTGTPGGVGVAREPQVFLKDGDIVRVAIDKIGVLENKVKSVGQVV
- a CDS encoding DinB family protein, with protein sequence MTKQAIASINETTDRILEAVKGLSEDLLYWKPADDVWSIMEVLCHVEEAVPYWLNEIEKMVESPGIEWGRGLQDEARLAAVSGAHQRSLQAVLEHIERSKKTAEDVLGKLTDAELAIESPSRNPRFGTKPVQFIIDHLLVEHLDKHLQQIGRNKTQYGARA
- a CDS encoding cupin domain-containing protein, whose product is MAEKNEFFQSQIVKDFNQEIERFHLGPLWNAIPALMHKQPTPQAAPYLWKWETLYQKLMEAREIFTPDRGGERRAIFLQNPGLKHREPWGWASTTQTLYAAVQLILPGETAPSHRHTQSALRFITSGSGAYSIVDGERIFMEEGDFLTTPGGLWHGHGHPGNEPMIWMDCLDIPTIFALGGTFFESYPEHIQQPEKPDNYSINRYAGGLVRPIHDRTPQKAPLGSFKWPQTLAALNGLSRYEPDPYDGYAVEFINPSTGKTACPTIASWMQKLPAGFRSKAHRHTSSTIYHVFKGEGCTVIDGVRFDWSKGDFFVVPNWAWHEHVASSGEDAYLFSTSDLPIMERFDLQREEAYPENNGHQPVTDQFQALLP
- a CDS encoding GntR family transcriptional regulator, with product MKSFQTKKEMVYNRLKENILSGELKPGDRLHIGSLAKELVTSEIPVREAIQVLENEKLVEVVPHSGAIVAPVSNDDLNEILQLRIYLEALATYFAAPHLDESDLQKLEKNLKKQAFAIELEELEDFSLLNVEFHQLIYEKNPNKRLNDIIFNLWDHSKRYRSVFKNNAEFTEGSYQEHRQIFNLLAQKDAESAQELMRKHKERSAHEIKSKWNIE